Within the Longimicrobiales bacterium genome, the region GACCGTGCGTTCGACGAATGGCTGAGAGCGCGCTACGCCACGCAGCTCGCTGCGGTGGAGGTCGAGGACGGGCGTGCGGGTGGCGCGTTCCTGGAGCGCCTCGCCGAGGGGCGGCGTGCGCTGGAGGGCGGCGAGCTGTCCTCGGCGGAGAGCGCCCTTCGGGACGCGATCACCCTTTTCCCGGATTACACCGGTGCCGACTCGCCGCGTCGCCTGCTCGCGCGCATCCGGCTCCAGCAGGGTGACACGGCCGCGGCGGCGGAGCTGCTCGCGCAGCACGTCGCGGTCGCGGGCACCGACCTGGACGCGCACCGCGAGCTGGCCGGACTGTACGCGTCGCTCGGCGATCACACCCGGGCAGCGGAGGCGCTCGCCCGTGCGGTCTACATCCATCCGTACGACCCCGCTCTCCATCGCGAGATCGCGGCGCATTACGAGGCGATCGGCGACGTGGAGGGGGTGGTGCGTGCGCGCGCGGCACTCGTCGCGCTCGGCCCGGTGGACCGGGCGGAGGCGCTCTACCAGCTCGCGCTCGCACACCACCGCGCAGGCGACGACAGTGCGGCGCGTCGCACGGTGTTGCAGGCCCTCGAGATCGCGCCGAACTACGAGGCCGCGCAGATGCTGCTGCTGGAGGTGCGTCGATGAAGCGCTGGTTCTTCCTCCTGGCGCTGCTCGTGAGCGTTCCGGCGGCGGGTGCGCTGCTCGAAGCGCGCGCGCCCCGGCAGACACAGGACAGGCAGCGCCCGGAGCGCTGGCCGGACAACACGGAGTACGACGGCACGTTCAAGTTCGCGCGCATCTGGTACGACACGCGCGGGTTCCGCCGCTTCGGGGAGCCGCCCTGGCATCACGACTACCCGTTCGCGGAGCGCAACCTTGGCAGCATCCTCGGGGAGCTGACCCTGGTGCGGGCGTTCCGCGAGGGCGGCAACGTGTTCCGGCTGGGCGACCCCGAGCTGTTCCGCTACCCCGTGGCGATCCTGTCCGAGCCGGGGGAATGGGAGCCGAGCGACGAGGAGATCGAGGCACTGCGCGCGTACCTGCAGAAGGGCGGCTTCGTCATGTTCGACGATTTCACGGGTGAGCGTGCGCTGCGCCAGCTCGCGGCGAACATGCAGAAGGCCTGGCCGGGCATCGTCCCGGTCCCGCTCACCAGGGACGCGCCGATCTTCCAGTCCTTCTTCGAGATCGAGACGCTCGAGATGCTGCACCCGTACCGGGGTGTGCCGGCGCAATTCTTCGGCTTCTTCGTGGACAACGACGCATCGAAGCGGATGGTCGCGGTGGCGAACTACAACAACGACCTGGGCGAGCTGTGGGAGTACTCGGCCGAGGGGTTCTTCCCCGTCGACCTGACCAACGAGGCGTACAAGTTCGGCGTGAACTACGTGCTGTACACGCTGACGCGCTAGACGGCAACAACAGGGGGCACGCGTGGCGATGGCATCGGTCGTGACGGAACAGCAGGCAGCGCTCGGTCGGGACGACGTCGAGCTGGCGGAGCGGATGAGTGCGGGCGCGCAGCGTGTCCGGGCCGAGCTGCGCAAGCGCATCATCGGACAGGACGCGGTCATCGACGAGATGCTGCTGACACTCTTCGTGGGTGGCAACTCGCTGATCATCGGCGTGCCCGGCCTCGCGAAAACGCTGCTGGTGCAGTCGCTCGCGCAGGTGCTCACGCTCGATTTCGCGCGCATCCAGTTCACCCCCGACCTGATGCCGTCGGATATCACGGGCACGGACATCCTGCAGGAGGACGAGAACGGCCGCCGCACCATGACGTTCGCGCCGGGCCCCGTGTTCACCAACGTGCTGCTGGCCGATGAGATCAACCGCACGCCCCCCAAGACGCAGTCTGCGCTGCTCGAGGCGATGCAGGAGCACCGGGTCACGGTGCAGGGAAGGACGTACACGCTGGAGGAGCCGTTCCACGTGTTCGCGACGCAGAACCCGATCGAGCTGGAGGGCACGTACCCGCTGCCCGAAGCCCAGCTCGACCGGTTCATGTTCCAGATCGTCATCGACCACATGCCGGAGCAGGACGAGCTCGCAGTCGTGCGGGCGACGACGTCGACGGCCGGCGAAGCACCCCAGCAGGTGATGACGGGCGACGAGTTGCTCGCGTACCAGCAGCTCGTCCGGCGCGTGCCCGTCTCGGACGCGGCACTGCAGTACGCGGTCACCCTCGTACGAAGGACGAGGCCGGGTGACGGGGCACCGCAGCACGTGCGCGACTGGGTCGGCTACGGGGCGAGCGTGCGCGCGGCGCAGTACCTCACGCTCGGGGCCAAGGCGCGGGCGCTGCTCGACGGCCGCACGCACGTCGCGTTCGAGGACGTGCGCGCGCTCGCGCACCCCGTCCTGCGCCACCGCGTGCTGCTCAACTTCCATGCGCAGTCGGAGCGGATCACGCCCGACATGGTGATCGATCAGCTGCTGGACGCGGTCAGCCCGCCCGCGTCGGGGATGCGCTGAGGTGACGACCGCCCGCGCGCTGCCCGGCGCCCGGTTTGTCGATCCGGCCGTGCTCCAGCGCATCGACGACCTGGAGCTGGTCGCCAAGACGGTGGTGGACGGCTTCATCAACGGCCTGCACCGCTCGCCGTACCTCGGGCTGTCGCTCGATTTCGCCGAGCACCGCGCATACATGCCGGGCGATGACATCCGCCGCATCGACTGGCGCCTGTACGCCCGGACCGACCGGTACCACGTGAAGGAGTTCGAGGCGGACACCAATGCGAACTTCGTCGTGCTGCTGGACGTCTCGGGCTCCATGGCGTACCAGGGGACCGGCATCGCGAAGCTGGATTACGCACGCATGCTCGCCGGCTCACTCGCCTACTTCGCATCGCGGCAGCGGGACCGCGTCGGCCTGGTGACCTTCGACGACGACGTCGTCGATTACGTGCCGCCTTCGGCAAAGCACCTCGAGGTCCTGCTGCACACGCTGGAGCGCACGGCGCCGGGGCGCCAGGGCGCGCTCGTGCAGCCGATGCGCAAGATCGTCGAGCTGCTGGGCAGGCGCGGCGTCGTTGCGCTCATCTCCGACCTGTACGAGGAACCGGAGTCGGTTGCCGATGCCGTGCGCGCGCTGCGCTATGCGGGCAACGACGTGATCGTCTTTCACCTGCTCGACCCGACGGAGCTGACGTTCCCGTTCGATGCTGCGCAGAGCTTCGAGGACCTGGAGACCGGCGAGCGGATTCCCGTCGTTCCGGACGCACTGCGCGAGCGCTACCGCCAGATGGTGGAGGCGCACGTGACCACGCTGCGCACACTGCTGCGCGCGGACCGGATCGACTACGCGATGTTCGACACGTCACAGCCTCTCGAGCACGCGCTGTTCGCGCTGCTGTCCGAGCGCGAGCGACTGCAGCAGGCGGGACGCAGGAACGGAGGGGTCGCATGAGTCTGGCTGGTGCACGGGCAGGTGTCGCTGCCGGGCGCAGCCTCACCGGAGGAACGGACACGTGACGTTCCTCGCGCCGCTCTTCCTGGTCGGCCTGCTTGCCGTGGGCGTACCTGTGGCGCTGCACCTGATGCACCGCGAGCGGCCGGACGCCGTGCGCTTTCCGTCGCTGATGTTCCTCAAGCAGATCCCGCACAAATCAGTGCGCAGGCGACGCCTGCGCGACCATCTGCTCCTGGCGGCGCGCGTGCTCGCGCTGGTGCTGCTGGCCGCCGCGTTCGCGCGGCCCTTCGTCGATCGCGTGCCGGCAGCAGGCAGCGCACTGCTTCCGGCGCGTGACCTCGTCGTGCTGATCGATCGCTCCTACAGCATGGGGCACGGCGACCGTTTCGACCGCGCGCTGGACGCCGCGCGTTCGCAGGTCGACGGGCTCCGGCGGGAGGACCGCGCGGCGATCGCGTTCTTCGACGAGCGTGCCGACGTCGTCACCGTGCAGACGGGTGATCGCGCCGTGCTGCGCGCAGCACTCGACACCGCCCAGGTGGGGCCGCGGCGCACCAGCTACAGTGCAGCGCTCCGGGCGGCGCAGGCGCTGCTCGATGCGTCCGAACGGCCACAGCGGGAGGTCGTGCTGATCAGCGACTTCCAGCAGGGCGGCTGGGACGGCGACGAAAGCGCGCGGCTGCCCGAGGGCATGAGCTTGACGACGGTGCCGATCACGGATGATGCACCGGCGAACACCATGCTGGCCGGTGTCTCGATCGCGCGTGAGCAGTTCGAGGGACGGGAGCGCGTGCGTGTCACGGCACGCATCGCTCATCGCGGTGCAGCGGCCCGCAGCGGAACGGCTGCCCTGGAGGTGAACGGCCAGGCGGTGCAGTCCGTGCCCTTCCAGGTCGAGGCGGGCGGCGTGAGCGACGTCGCATTCGCGCCGCTCACCCTGCCCGCCGGAGCGGCACGCGGCACCGTTCGGCTCGATCCCGACGACCTCGCCGCGGACGACACGTACCATCTCGTGCTCAGCGCCGCGCGGCCGCTGCGCGTGCTGCTCGTCGAGGGACCCGGCAGCAGCGCGCCGTCCGGGCTGTACCTGCGTCGCGCGCTGGCCGTGGGCCAGGATCCTGCGTTCGCGGTGAGTGCAACCGGCGCCATCGGCGCGGGCGACCTCGCCGATGCCGACGTCGTGCTGCTGAACGGTGCACGGTGGCCGACCGGTACGGCCGGAGAGCGGCTGGACGCGTTCATCGCGGGCGGCGGCGGTGTGCTCGCCGTCCTCGGCGCCACCGGCAGTCTGCCAGGCTGGGTCGGGCAGGCGGATGCCCCCGTCGACCGGACGCGGGGCGGGGGTGGCGCGATCGGCTGGGCGGAGTACACGCATCCCGCGCTGGAGCTGTTCCGCGATCCGCGCAACGGTGATCTCGGCAGTGCGCGCCAGTACCGGTACCGCGCCCTGCAGCCGGGCGACTCCACGCGTGTGCTCGCACGGTTCGACGATGGCGGCGCCGCCATCCTGGAGACGCGTCGCGGCCGTGGCCGGGTGGTCGTCCTCACGTCCACGCTCGACACCTACTGGAGCGATCTGCCGCTGCAGCCGGTGTTCGTGCCGCTGCTGCACCGGCTGACGGCGTACGGCGCCGACTGGCGGGCGGAGCGGCCGGCCATGACCGTGGGCGACGCCCTGGTCGTCGAGGACAGCATGCTCACGGTGGTCGCGCCAGACGGGACGCCAGTGCAGGCCGGCGGCGGTCGCGGCGGCGCCGTGCTCCGTCTCGATCAGCCCGGCTTCTACGAGCTGCGGGAGCCGGCCGGCTCGAACGTGGTCCGCACCATTGCGGCAAACGTCGATCGGGCCGAGTCCGATCTGACGGCGATGCAACCGGTGGCGCTCGCGTCGGCAGCGTCAGCGCGGGCGCGTGACGGGGCTGCCATGACGGATGCGGCGGTGCTCACGCTCGAGGAGCGCGAGCGCCGCCAGGCGCTCTGGTGGTACGTGCTCGCGGCGGCGATCCTGCTGCTCGCGGTGGAGACAGTCCTGGCGACACGGCCCTCCCGTGCATTGCGAAGCGGAGGCACACCATGAAGCGAAGCGATCCGAGGCTGCTCGACCTGATCCGCGCCGTCCGGAACCGCTGGCGCGCCAAGCTGCTCGTTCGCGGACTCGCGTTCACCGGTGCCGCTGCGCTCGCGCTCTTCGTGCTGCTGTCGTACGTCGTGAGCCGGAGCGGGTTCACACCGGCCGCGGTGATCACGCTGCGCGTGCTCGGCTGGGGAGGCGTACTTGCCGTCGCGTGGTACTGGCTCGTGCGACCATTGCTGCGCCGTCCGTCCGATCAGCAGGTCGCGCTGTACATCGAGGAGAACGAGCCCGCGCTGCGCAATGCCCTCGTCAGCTCGATCGACAGCCCGGATGCATCGCCCACCCTGCTGCAGCACACGCTGGAGCAGGCGCTGCGGCGGATGCATACCATCGACGATGGCCGAGACTTCGAGCGGCGCGACCTGCGCTGGTCCGGCGCCATGCTCGCCGGCGTCGTGGTCCTGGCGCTCGCGCTGGTTGCAGCTCGGCCGGTGACACTCCGGCACGGCGCGGATGCGCTGCTGAACCCGATCGCGCGGGTGGAGAGCGCGCAGCCGTTCAGCATCGATGTGCTGCCGGGTGATACGACCATCGCGCGCGGGGCGGACGCGACGGTGCACGGACTGCTGCGCGGCTTCACGGCGGCAGGAGCGGACGTGCTGGTGCGCACCGGCTCCGACTCTTCGTTCGCGCGCATCCCCATGGAGCAGGCCGACGACAGCACCACGTTCGAGGCCATGCTCTTCACGCTGCGCTCCGACGCCGAGTACTTCATCGAGTCCGGCGACGTGCGCTCGCGCGTGCACCGCATCACGGTCGCGGATCTGCCGTACGTCGAGCGGCTCGCGATGGAGTACGTGTTCCCGGCCTACACGCGCCTGCCGCCGCAGGTGATCGAGATCGGGGGCGACATAGCGGCGTTGCGCGGCACGACCGTGCGCCTGACGGCGACGCCGACGGTGCCGGTGAGCGGGGGCCGGATCGTGCTCGAGGGCGGCGCGACGCGGCCTCTTACCGTACGGGCGGATGGCACGCTGACCGGCGAACTCACCGTGCAGGATCCGGGTTATTACCATCTCGAGCTGGACGCGGGCAGCGGCATGCTGGAGGCGTCGCCGCGGTATACGATCGATGTGCTCGACGATCGCGGACCGACCGTCCGCTTCAGCAGCCCCGGCCGGGACACGCGGCCGACCAGCATCGAGGAAGTGTATCTCGAGGCGCAGGCGGACGATGATTACGGCGTCGCGCGCATCGAGCTGGTCTACTCGGTGAATGGCGGTGCCGAGCAGAGCGTGCCGATCTACCAGGGGCGCGCGCTCCAGCAGGTCACGGCCGGGCACACGGTCTATCTCGAGGAGATGAACCTCGAGGCCGGCGACCTGGTCTCCTACTACGCACGGGCCCGCGACAACAGCACACACGAGGTCACGAGCGACATCTACTTTCTCGCGATCCGGCCCTTCGGTCGCGACTACAGGCAGGCCGAGCAGGCACCGCCCGCGGGCGCGCAGCAGGGAGAGGAGAGCGGTGACCTGACGCAGACGCAGCGCGAGATCATTGCAGCGACGTTCAACGTGATCCGCGCGGGGGATCAGCAGGACCGCGGCGACGACCTGAACACGATCGCACTCGCGCAGGAACGACTGCGGGGGCAGGTCGAGACGCTCGCGCAGCGCATGCACGGCCGCGGCATCACGGCCGACACCTCGTTCCGCAGGATCGCCGAGGTCCTGCCGCAGGCCATGCGCGAGATGGAGGCAGCGGTGCGCTCGCTCCGCGCCGGCGAGCCGGATGCGGCACTGCCCAGTGAGCAGCGCGCGCTGCAACAGCTTCAGCGCGCCGAGGCGATGTACCGCGACGTGCAGGTCGCGATGCAGCAGGACGGCGGTGGAGGGGGCAGTGGCGGTGCACCCGACGCCGAGGACCTGGCGGACCTCTTCGAGCTCGAGCTCGACCGGCTGCAGAACCAGTACGAGACGGTGCAGCAGGGACAGCAGGAGGCCACGCAACAGGGCATGGATGCCACGCTCGAGCGGCTGCGCGAGCTCGCGCGGCGCCAGCAGCAGGAGCTGGAACGGCAGCGTCGCACGGCCGCGTCGCAGAACGGGCAGGGCGGTGGCAGCGCGTCGCAGCGACAGCTCGCCGAGGAGACGGAGCAGGCGGCGCGTCAGCTGGAACGACTCGCCAGGGAGACCGGCCGCCGCGATCTCGAGGAAACTGCGCGCCGGATGCAGGAGGCCGCTGACGCCATGCGTCGCGCGGCCGCCGACCGGCGCAGTGGCAGCACCGCGCAGGCGCAGGACGCACTGGAACGACTCGACGACGCGCGCCGTCGCCTGGAGCAGAACCAGTCGCAGCAGCTCGACGAGGAAACGGAGCGCGCGCGTCGCGATCTGCAGCGGCTGGCCGAGCAGCAGGAGCGCGTTGCCGAGGGGATGCGCGACCTCCAGCAGCAGACCGGGGCGGAGCGCTCGCAGCGGGCGGACGAGCTGATCGAGCAGAAGACGGAGATGGCCGAGCGGCTCGGCGAGCTGGAACAACGGCTCGACGGGATGGCGAGTGGGGTGCGCGACCGCCAGAATGCTGCGCGCCAGCTGCGCGCGGCGGCCGGCGCGATCCGCGATCAGCAGCTGCGCGAGATGCTCGAGTGGTCGCGCAACCTGACGCAGCCACAGGCGCCGCCGGAGCAGGTCGAGCGCATGGAGCAGCAGATCGCGGCCGGCATCGAGAAGGTCCGCGAGCGGCTCGACAGTGCGCAGGTCGCACTGGCCTCCGGGCAGCAGGCCGAGGACGCGCAGCGGGCGATCGAGCGCGCGGCCGAGCTCGCCCGCGGGCTCGAGTCGCTGCAGGCGCAGGCCGAGGCACAGGCGTCCGCGGAGCGGCAGTCACAACCCGGGCAGCAGGCGCAGCAGTCCGCACAATCCGGGGACGGCACGCCGCGCGGTGGCGGCGACGGACGGCAGCTCCGCAATGCGCTGCGGCAGCGGATCGCCGAGGCGGAGGAATTGCGCCAGCAGCTGCGGCGCGGCGGGATCGACGCGGATCAGCTCGAGGATGTGCTCTCCGCAATGCGCGGCCTGGATCGCGCCGGTGCGCTGACCGATCCCGAGGCGCTCACGCGCCTGCGGCGCGACCTCGTGGATGGGGCGCGGGAGCTGGAGTTCGCCCTGCGCCGTGCACTGCTGGCCGGGCGCGAAGATGCGCCACGGATACGCAGCAGCGGCCAGGTCGCGGAGGAGTTCCGTCGCATGGTCGAAGAGTACTACCGCGCGCTTGCGCGGCAGCCGTAACCTCAAACGGAGTACCTGATGCAGATGAATCGACTGCCGGTCGCGGCCGCGCTGATGCTGCCGCTCCTCTTCACTGCCGCCGTGCCGGACACGGTGCAGCGTTTCGAAATCGATCGGAACCACAGCCGCGTCGGCTTCGCCGTACGTCACATGGGTGTCGCGACCGTACGTGGCGAGTTCCGCGAGTTCGAGGGACACCTGCTGCTGAACAGCGAGGACATCACGCAGTCGACTGCTCAGGTCGTCATCCAGACCGCGACGATCGATACCGGCAACGAGCGCCGCGACAACCATCTGCGCAGCGACGACTTCTTCAATGCGGAGCGCTTTCCGACGATCACGTTCGACGGACGGCGCGTCGAGCAGACCGGGGATGGCTATGCGCTCGTGGGCGATCTCACGATCCGTGACGTGACGAAGGAGGTCAGGATCCCCTTCGAGCTGAACGGCCCGATCACGCTCGACGGCCGGCAGCGGCTGGGCGCCGAGGGGGAGGTGGAGATCGATCGCAAGGAGTTCAACCTGCTCTGGAACAACATGGTCGAGGGCATCAGCGTCGTGAGCGACGATGTCCGCATCGAGCTCGCGATCGAGGCAGCTACCCCGCGCCCGCAGAGCTGAAGCGACCGGTGGAACAGCTCCGGCCGCGTACGCGCGCCCGTCTCACGGCGGGCGCGTTTCTGCTTCCGGGCTGGCGGCAGCGCACCGCGCTCACTATTCATTGCGCCGCCGACCCCCGACCCGATGGAAGGTAGTGCTGATGGCTCGATATCTCGGCGCGCACACGAGCGACAACGGCGGCCTGCACATGACCGCGCGGCGCGCCGGGAGTGCCGGCATGACCGCACTCCAGATCTTCACCGCGATCCCGAAGTTCTACGGCGACAAGTCGAACATCAATCCGGATCGTGCCGAGCGCTTCCGCAGCGCCCTGGCGGAAACGGACGTGCGGCCGGAGCACGTCGTCGTGCATGCGGCGTACGTGCTGAGCGTCGCCACGGCCGACCAGGCAAAGTGGGACCGCGCGGCTGCCGGCCTCGCCAGGGAGATGGAGCGCTCCAGCATCCTGGGCGTCGGCCAGGTCTGCTTCCATCCGGGCTCCGCCAGTGATGGCGATCCCGTAGCCGCTGCGGAACGCGTCGCCAGGGCCATGGTTCACGCGCTCGAGCATACGCCTGATTCGCCGACGCGCCTGCTCGTCGAGAACACGGCCGGCGCTGGCAAGACCATCGGCCGGACCGCAGAGGAGATCGCGCTGATCCTGTCGCACATCCCGAAGGCACTGCGCGCTCGTGCCGGCTACGGCCTGGATACGTGCCATCTCCACGCGTCCGGCTATGACATCCACACGTCGCAGGAGCGGTTCACCGCGATCCTGGACGAGTTCGAGCAGGCGATCGGTGAGGCACCCGCGTTCTTTCACCTGAACGACAGCGCCAACGATTTCGCGTCCAACCGGGATCGTCACACCAACATCGGGGAAGGCACGATCGGCGTGGAGCCGTTCCGCTGGCTGTTCCAGGATCGCCGCTCCTTCGATATCCCGCTGATCCTCGAGACACCGGAAGAGAACACGACGCCGTCGCCGGACGATCCCGCCGCGGATCCCTGGCACGTTGCAATGCTGGAACTGCTGCGGAGCTTCGACTGATGCCGAACACGCGCGAAGTGCTCGAGTCACGCTCCGAGAACGAGCTGCCGCGCGTGCTTGTCGGGCTGCTGCGCGTGCCCCTCTTCTACAAGATCCTCGGCGCGAACGCGGTCATCACCGTGCTCAGCGGGCTGGCCGTCGTGTTCGCCGTGCACCGCGAGCTCGGCACGGACGCGGTGACCGACACGATCCTGCTGGTGGCACTGCTCACGGTGCTGCTGAGTCTCGTCGTGAACGCGATCATCGTGCGCTTCGCACTCTGGCCGATCGACCGGCTCGAGCACACCGCTTCGATGGTGCACGCCGGTGACGAGGCCGCACGAGCGCAGGCCACCGTTCTCGCCGATCGCAAGCTCGCGCGGCTGATCTCGACCTTCAACGAGATGCTCGATCGGGCCGCTGCGCAGCGGCAGCGGCTGCGCGAGGTCAACCAGCGCGCACTCGCGGCCGCCGAGGACGAGCGACTGCGCATCGCCCGGGAGCTGCACGACGGCACCGCACAGACGCTCGCGGCGCTGCGCGTCCGGTTGAAGCTCGCCCGCAGCATTTCGGACCCGGCGAAACAGAGTGCATTGCTCGAGGACATCTCGGAGGAGATCTCCTCCGCCATCGAGGAGGTGCGACGCATGGCGCGCGGGCTGCGGCCCCCGGCGCTCGACATGCTCGGCCTCGCACCCGCCATCGAGTCCCGCGCGCGAGCCATTGCCGAGGCCGGCGGAATGCGCCTCGAGCTCGCCGTCGAGGACCAGGAGCGGCTGCTTCCGCCAGAGGTCGAGCTGGCGGTGTACCGCATCGTCCAGGAGTCCCTGTCCAACGTGGTACGCCACGCGGGCGCGGAAACCGTGTTCGTCGGCCTCGCGCGCAACCAGGGGGTCCTGGAGATCGTCATCCGCGACGACGGGCGCGGCTTCGACCTCGAGCATACATTGGACGACAGCGGGCGCGGCCTCGGCCTGTTCGGCATGCAGGAGCGCGCATCCTACATCGGCGGCACCGTCGACATCGATACGAGCCCCGGACGCGGCACGCAGGTGCGTGTGCGCATCCCCATCACGGAGAGCGAACGTGGCGGCACCTGACACCATCCGGATCCTCCTCTGCGACGACCACCTCGTCCTGCGCGCCGGCCTCAAGGCGCTGCTCGACAACGAGGAGGATTTCGTCGTGGTAGGCGAGGCGTCGACCGGTGAGGAAGCGATCGAGCGTTGCGAGCTGCTCAAGCCCGACGTCGTCGTCATGGACCTCTCCATGCCGGGCATGGGCGGCCTCGAGGCGACGCGCCAGATCGCCAGGGACGGGCGCTCCCGGGTGCTCGTGCTCACCATGCACGCCGAGGACGAGTACCTCCTCGCCGTGCTGGAGGCCGGCGGCAGCGGCTACGTCCGCAAGACGTCCGCCGATGAAGACCTGATCAGCGCGATCCGCACCGTCGCACGCGACGAGGTGTTCCTCTACCCGAATGCAGCCAAGCTGCTGCTGCAGGGCTTCCGCGTGAAGAAGGAGGAGCAGGCCAATGACCCGCTGAAGAAGCTGACCGACCGCGAGCGCGACGTCATGGCCATGACCGCCGAGGGCTTCTCCTCCAGCGAGATCGGCGAGAAGCTCTTCATCTCGCCCAAGACGGTCGACACCTACCGCTCGCGCATCATGGAAAAGCTCGGCCTGACCCACAGGTCCGAGCTGGTGCGCTTCGCGCTCAATGCGGGGCTGCTCAAGCCGGAGAAGGAGTAGGCCGTCGACACGGCGCGAGGAGAAGAGCAAACAGAATCTACCACGGAGTACACTGAGCACGGCCGAGGCAGGCGGCGAGGGCGCTGCTCGCAGGATCTTATTCGCTGCGGAGCGCGTTGGTGGTCCTCTGCGGCTGCTCTCCGTGTGTTCTGTGCTCTCCGTGGTAGAAGGTTACGTTCCTAGCCCTTGATCATCTCGGCGATGCCGCCGGCCGTCTCCAGCGCCCGCGTCCCTGCGGCCGGCGGGCGGTAGAGCAGCACCGGCATCATCGTGCCGCGTACCACCTTGTCGGCCACACTCCCGAGCGTCACGCGCGACCAGCCGCCACGGCCGTGCGTCGCGAGTGCGATCAGGTCGGCACCGTGCAGTCCCGCGTACTCCAGGATCGCGACCGCGGGTGAGGCGTGCGTTTCGACAGCGATGTCGATCTCGATATCCGCTGCCACCCGTCGCGCGACGGATTCGAGGTAGCGCTGCGCTGCGCGACGCTCGCTCCTGGCGTCGCTGTCCACCGGCTGCGGCGCCATGACCTGCAGCAGCGTGATGCGGGCCCCCGAGAGCTGGGCGAGCGCAAGCGCCGGGCTCAGAATTCCCTCCGACAGGTCCGAGCCGTCCAGCGGGATCAGCATGTGCGACGTCTGCGGCTCGCACGTCATTACCACGTCCTCGTCGCGCGGTCGAAGCAGCAGCACCGGTACACTCGTCCGCCGGACCAGCGCATCGGCGACACTGCCAAGCCAGGCCCGGCTGATCCCGCCCCGACCGTGGGTCGTCATCACGATCAGGTCGACCTCGGCGTCCGTTGCGTATGACACCAGCGTGGGCACGGTGGGCGCGTTCAGGAGGTCCGTACGCACCGCGACACCACACGTCTGCAGCACCCGGTCCGCGACACGCGCCAGATAGGCGGCCTCCTGCTCCCGCAGTGTCCGGTCG harbors:
- a CDS encoding DUF4175 family protein translates to MKRSDPRLLDLIRAVRNRWRAKLLVRGLAFTGAAALALFVLLSYVVSRSGFTPAAVITLRVLGWGGVLAVAWYWLVRPLLRRPSDQQVALYIEENEPALRNALVSSIDSPDASPTLLQHTLEQALRRMHTIDDGRDFERRDLRWSGAMLAGVVVLALALVAARPVTLRHGADALLNPIARVESAQPFSIDVLPGDTTIARGADATVHGLLRGFTAAGADVLVRTGSDSSFARIPMEQADDSTTFEAMLFTLRSDAEYFIESGDVRSRVHRITVADLPYVERLAMEYVFPAYTRLPPQVIEIGGDIAALRGTTVRLTATPTVPVSGGRIVLEGGATRPLTVRADGTLTGELTVQDPGYYHLELDAGSGMLEASPRYTIDVLDDRGPTVRFSSPGRDTRPTSIEEVYLEAQADDDYGVARIELVYSVNGGAEQSVPIYQGRALQQVTAGHTVYLEEMNLEAGDLVSYYARARDNSTHEVTSDIYFLAIRPFGRDYRQAEQAPPAGAQQGEESGDLTQTQREIIAATFNVIRAGDQQDRGDDLNTIALAQERLRGQVETLAQRMHGRGITADTSFRRIAEVLPQAMREMEAAVRSLRAGEPDAALPSEQRALQQLQRAEAMYRDVQVAMQQDGGGGGSGGAPDAEDLADLFELELDRLQNQYETVQQGQQEATQQGMDATLERLRELARRQQQELERQRRTAASQNGQGGGSASQRQLAEETEQAARQLERLARETGRRDLEETARRMQEAADAMRRAAADRRSGSTAQAQDALERLDDARRRLEQNQSQQLDEETERARRDLQRLAEQQERVAEGMRDLQQQTGAERSQRADELIEQKTEMAERLGELEQRLDGMASGVRDRQNAARQLRAAAGAIRDQQLREMLEWSRNLTQPQAPPEQVERMEQQIAAGIEKVRERLDSAQVALASGQQAEDAQRAIERAAELARGLESLQAQAEAQASAERQSQPGQQAQQSAQSGDGTPRGGGDGRQLRNALRQRIAEAEELRQQLRRGGIDADQLEDVLSAMRGLDRAGALTDPEALTRLRRDLVDGARELEFALRRALLAGREDAPRIRSSGQVAEEFRRMVEEYYRALARQP
- a CDS encoding DUF4159 domain-containing protein — its product is MKRWFFLLALLVSVPAAGALLEARAPRQTQDRQRPERWPDNTEYDGTFKFARIWYDTRGFRRFGEPPWHHDYPFAERNLGSILGELTLVRAFREGGNVFRLGDPELFRYPVAILSEPGEWEPSDEEIEALRAYLQKGGFVMFDDFTGERALRQLAANMQKAWPGIVPVPLTRDAPIFQSFFEIETLEMLHPYRGVPAQFFGFFVDNDASKRMVAVANYNNDLGELWEYSAEGFFPVDLTNEAYKFGVNYVLYTLTR
- a CDS encoding DUF58 domain-containing protein — encoded protein: MTTARALPGARFVDPAVLQRIDDLELVAKTVVDGFINGLHRSPYLGLSLDFAEHRAYMPGDDIRRIDWRLYARTDRYHVKEFEADTNANFVVLLDVSGSMAYQGTGIAKLDYARMLAGSLAYFASRQRDRVGLVTFDDDVVDYVPPSAKHLEVLLHTLERTAPGRQGALVQPMRKIVELLGRRGVVALISDLYEEPESVADAVRALRYAGNDVIVFHLLDPTELTFPFDAAQSFEDLETGERIPVVPDALRERYRQMVEAHVTTLRTLLRADRIDYAMFDTSQPLEHALFALLSERERLQQAGRRNGGVA
- a CDS encoding VWA domain-containing protein: MTFLAPLFLVGLLAVGVPVALHLMHRERPDAVRFPSLMFLKQIPHKSVRRRRLRDHLLLAARVLALVLLAAAFARPFVDRVPAAGSALLPARDLVVLIDRSYSMGHGDRFDRALDAARSQVDGLRREDRAAIAFFDERADVVTVQTGDRAVLRAALDTAQVGPRRTSYSAALRAAQALLDASERPQREVVLISDFQQGGWDGDESARLPEGMSLTTVPITDDAPANTMLAGVSIAREQFEGRERVRVTARIAHRGAAARSGTAALEVNGQAVQSVPFQVEAGGVSDVAFAPLTLPAGAARGTVRLDPDDLAADDTYHLVLSAARPLRVLLVEGPGSSAPSGLYLRRALAVGQDPAFAVSATGAIGAGDLADADVVLLNGARWPTGTAGERLDAFIAGGGGVLAVLGATGSLPGWVGQADAPVDRTRGGGGAIGWAEYTHPALELFRDPRNGDLGSARQYRYRALQPGDSTRVLARFDDGGAAILETRRGRGRVVVLTSTLDTYWSDLPLQPVFVPLLHRLTAYGADWRAERPAMTVGDALVVEDSMLTVVAPDGTPVQAGGGRGGAVLRLDQPGFYELREPAGSNVVRTIAANVDRAESDLTAMQPVALASAASARARDGAAMTDAAVLTLEERERRQALWWYVLAAAILLLAVETVLATRPSRALRSGGTP
- a CDS encoding MoxR family ATPase, which produces MASVVTEQQAALGRDDVELAERMSAGAQRVRAELRKRIIGQDAVIDEMLLTLFVGGNSLIIGVPGLAKTLLVQSLAQVLTLDFARIQFTPDLMPSDITGTDILQEDENGRRTMTFAPGPVFTNVLLADEINRTPPKTQSALLEAMQEHRVTVQGRTYTLEEPFHVFATQNPIELEGTYPLPEAQLDRFMFQIVIDHMPEQDELAVVRATTSTAGEAPQQVMTGDELLAYQQLVRRVPVSDAALQYAVTLVRRTRPGDGAPQHVRDWVGYGASVRAAQYLTLGAKARALLDGRTHVAFEDVRALAHPVLRHRVLLNFHAQSERITPDMVIDQLLDAVSPPASGMR